One window of the Chitinispirillales bacterium genome contains the following:
- a CDS encoding anaerobic ribonucleoside-triphosphate reductase activating protein codes for MSSVFNGICGLNKFSGNDFPGAVSAVLFYSDCNLRCPYCQNPDIVLGNIKPIDYDELDDFLRKRRHDIDGIVITGGEPTINKNLPPLIDYIRTFGYKIKLDTNGLNPAILKNCAPDYLALDIKTTAKKYEYILGSDLSESQIKENLQRTVSFIKKHNGELRITVAPKVIEINDFEEIAEYCSGMNVFLQKFRTKFEILNKNFFEGKTCDDSFLHELKNYLEKSAKSVKIRNYGENSKVSDKKHG; via the coding sequence GTGAGTTCGGTTTTCAACGGAATTTGCGGCTTAAACAAATTTTCAGGCAACGATTTTCCGGGGGCGGTTTCGGCTGTCCTTTTTTATTCGGATTGCAATTTACGATGTCCGTATTGCCAAAATCCCGATATAGTTTTGGGGAATATAAAGCCGATTGATTATGACGAATTAGACGATTTTTTGAGAAAACGCCGTCATGATATTGACGGAATTGTGATAACCGGCGGCGAGCCGACTATAAACAAGAATCTTCCGCCGCTTATAGATTACATAAGAACGTTCGGTTACAAGATTAAACTTGACACTAACGGCTTGAATCCGGCGATTCTAAAAAACTGCGCCCCGGATTATTTGGCTTTGGACATAAAAACGACAGCAAAAAAATATGAGTATATTTTGGGTTCGGATTTGAGTGAAAGCCAAATTAAAGAAAACTTGCAAAGAACCGTTTCGTTCATCAAAAAACACAACGGTGAACTGCGAATTACCGTCGCGCCCAAAGTCATAGAAATAAACGATTTTGAAGAAATTGCCGAATATTGTTCGGGAATGAATGTTTTTTTGCAAAAATTTCGGACAAAATTTGAGATATTGAATAAGAATTTTTTTGAAGGTAAAACTTGCGACGACAGTTTTTTACACGAATTAAAAAATTATTTGGAAAAATCGGCAAAAAGCGTTAAAATAAGAAATTACGGCGAAAATTCAAAAGTCAGCGATAAAAAGCACGGTTAA
- the ribE gene encoding 6,7-dimethyl-8-ribityllumazine synthase, whose product MPKIIEGMLGGSGKKFAIAVSRFNELITKKLLDGTLDGLVRHGVNSDDITVVWTPGAFEIPFVAKKLALSKKYDAVIAVAAVIRGSTPHFDFVSAEISKGIAAVSLESQIPVIFGVLTTDSIEQAIERAGTKAGNKGFDAAMTAIEMADLSTKL is encoded by the coding sequence ATGCCGAAAATTATCGAAGGAATGTTAGGCGGAAGCGGAAAAAAATTTGCAATAGCGGTAAGCAGATTCAACGAATTAATTACGAAGAAACTGCTTGACGGAACGCTTGACGGGCTTGTCCGGCATGGAGTAAATTCCGACGATATAACGGTTGTCTGGACGCCGGGAGCGTTTGAAATTCCGTTTGTTGCAAAAAAATTGGCGCTTTCTAAAAAATATGACGCCGTTATCGCCGTCGCCGCGGTTATCCGCGGAAGTACGCCGCATTTTGATTTTGTATCTGCGGAAATTTCCAAAGGAATCGCCGCAGTTTCGCTTGAATCGCAGATTCCTGTAATTTTTGGAGTTCTTACTACGGACTCTATAGAGCAGGCGATTGAAAGAGCGGGAACGAAAGCGGGCAACAAAGGTTTTGACGCCGCAATGACCGCGATTGAAATGGCTGATTTGTCGACGAAATTGTAA
- a CDS encoding DUF2723 domain-containing protein, giving the protein MVKQAKLIENLVGALVFLIALATFFFTIAPTVSFWDCGEYIAASYTLGIPHPPGNPLYILVARIFTIIFFWTQQVAFRINLLSVVTAAVTAFFLYKIIVFSMKDWFGELDERWKIATVSISGFVGALFGVFNYTFWFSAVESSVYIPAILTIVLNVYIVLIWSKSKEENRDRYLILFAYLAFLGIGLHMMAMFALMPIFLYILLVDKTKLTDWRLWGVALLLGSIVYSMAAFFFVVPVLLVMSAIYGFVPQKEAKIISPFVGAITLFVMFKLLVTPENSDDIGMITLVSITLIIFSVVNAASNDRDCEKKWKFAFLIVLFSLLGFSVHAYIPIRSSLEPIIDENHPVVEMKNGKLEWDAFRGFLERKQYGSESMITRMFHRRGALGTQFGVDSHMGYGGFHITQFFHFGESIVSDRTADDRNSILGENNFFKRSWILLIYLIPTFFMLWGWKYWFEKDRNKAILFVSLFLITTVAMVLYMNFSDGKHSEKAEYEHWVNAGKPGPMPTVHREVRERDYFFTPGFMFFGLWIGLAAGALLHRSFTSKNKIDRKFAQVLAVLFCASPALPFVQNYKENNRANDWIPYDYAYNLLMSCEKDGIIFTNGDNDTFPLWFLQEAEGIRKDVRVVNLSLANTSWYIKQLKRLEPKAPISYSESDIETGRVAHQRNPLKNPTKYSLPEAKIDIILPSPDELPIWRIQDLLVVNIIDANAWKKPIYFSSTVSDDNMMGFSPYLKFEGMVSRVMNTPVESSDYINFDRTKLLLDEIYQFRSLGDNSTPMSETARRMMYNYSAVFIQYSHGLRSKLARIKRQINNIDNQITSADIAKADFTGIKQTFETQKDSLVSAHKEVLEEIINKLDKCVALMPWDERPRGFRHEFLMEQELYDLAGKRLDEALKIEPNNRYYLRWKEDLDRRG; this is encoded by the coding sequence ATGGTAAAGCAGGCAAAACTTATTGAAAATCTTGTTGGAGCGCTGGTTTTTCTTATAGCGTTGGCGACGTTTTTTTTCACGATTGCGCCGACGGTTTCGTTTTGGGACTGTGGAGAATACATAGCGGCGAGTTATACTTTGGGTATTCCGCATCCGCCCGGCAATCCGCTTTACATTTTGGTCGCACGTATTTTCACGATAATATTTTTCTGGACGCAGCAGGTCGCGTTTAGAATAAATTTACTTTCGGTCGTAACGGCGGCGGTTACGGCGTTTTTTCTCTATAAAATTATTGTATTTTCTATGAAAGACTGGTTCGGCGAACTTGACGAGCGATGGAAAATCGCGACTGTCAGTATTTCCGGATTTGTCGGCGCGCTTTTTGGGGTTTTCAATTACACTTTTTGGTTTTCGGCTGTGGAAAGTTCGGTTTATATTCCAGCGATTTTGACGATAGTTCTTAACGTTTATATAGTTCTTATTTGGTCAAAATCCAAAGAAGAAAACCGTGACAGATATTTGATTCTATTCGCGTATTTGGCGTTTTTGGGTATCGGACTTCACATGATGGCGATGTTTGCGCTGATGCCGATATTTTTGTATATTTTGCTTGTCGATAAAACAAAACTTACCGATTGGCGTTTGTGGGGCGTCGCGTTACTGCTCGGTTCAATAGTTTATAGTATGGCGGCGTTTTTCTTTGTAGTTCCGGTACTTTTGGTTATGTCGGCGATTTACGGTTTCGTTCCGCAAAAAGAGGCGAAAATCATTTCTCCGTTCGTGGGCGCGATAACGCTTTTTGTGATGTTTAAACTTCTTGTCACCCCCGAAAATTCCGACGATATCGGGATGATAACGCTTGTTTCGATTACGCTTATAATATTTTCGGTCGTAAACGCCGCGTCTAACGACAGGGATTGCGAAAAAAAATGGAAATTTGCGTTTTTAATCGTGCTGTTTTCTCTTCTTGGATTTTCCGTTCACGCATATATCCCTATTCGCTCGTCTCTTGAACCGATTATCGATGAAAATCATCCTGTCGTTGAGATGAAAAACGGTAAATTGGAATGGGACGCTTTCAGAGGATTTTTGGAAAGAAAACAATACGGCAGCGAGTCTATGATAACCAGAATGTTTCATCGAAGAGGCGCGCTTGGAACGCAGTTCGGCGTTGATTCTCATATGGGTTACGGCGGATTTCACATAACGCAGTTTTTCCATTTTGGCGAAAGTATCGTAAGCGATAGAACCGCCGACGACAGAAATTCGATTTTGGGTGAAAATAATTTTTTTAAAAGGTCGTGGATTTTGCTTATATATTTAATCCCGACATTTTTTATGCTTTGGGGTTGGAAATACTGGTTTGAAAAAGATCGTAATAAGGCGATTTTGTTTGTGTCTTTGTTTTTGATTACAACGGTTGCGATGGTGCTTTATATGAATTTTTCCGACGGGAAACACTCGGAAAAAGCCGAATATGAACATTGGGTCAATGCGGGCAAACCCGGTCCGATGCCGACGGTTCATCGGGAAGTACGCGAGCGGGATTACTTTTTTACGCCCGGATTTATGTTTTTTGGGCTTTGGATAGGGCTTGCGGCAGGTGCGCTTTTGCATAGAAGTTTTACTTCAAAGAACAAAATAGATAGAAAATTTGCGCAGGTTTTAGCGGTTTTGTTTTGTGCGTCGCCGGCGTTGCCTTTTGTGCAAAATTACAAGGAAAACAATCGCGCAAACGACTGGATTCCATACGATTACGCCTATAATCTGTTAATGTCTTGTGAAAAAGACGGCATAATTTTCACCAACGGCGACAACGACACTTTCCCGCTTTGGTTTTTGCAAGAGGCGGAAGGAATTCGCAAAGACGTCAGAGTCGTAAATTTGAGCTTAGCGAACACATCCTGGTATATTAAACAGCTTAAACGGCTTGAACCGAAAGCGCCGATAAGTTATTCTGAAAGCGACATAGAAACCGGAAGAGTGGCGCATCAAAGAAATCCGCTCAAAAATCCGACAAAATATTCGCTTCCAGAGGCAAAAATCGACATCATTCTTCCATCGCCGGACGAACTTCCTATTTGGCGTATTCAGGATTTGCTGGTCGTAAATATTATTGACGCGAATGCGTGGAAAAAACCGATTTATTTTTCATCGACCGTCAGCGACGATAACATGATGGGATTTTCACCGTATCTCAAATTTGAAGGAATGGTAAGCCGTGTGATGAATACCCCAGTAGAGTCAAGCGATTACATAAATTTTGACAGGACGAAACTTCTTTTGGACGAAATTTACCAGTTTAGAAGTTTGGGCGACAATTCGACGCCTATGAGTGAAACTGCGCGCAGAATGATGTATAATTATTCGGCGGTATTTATTCAGTATTCGCACGGGCTTCGCTCAAAACTTGCTAGGATAAAGCGCCAAATTAATAATATTGACAATCAAATTACTTCGGCTGATATTGCAAAAGCGGACTTTACGGGAATAAAACAAACGTTTGAGACGCAAAAGGATTCGCTTGTTTCTGCTCATAAAGAGGTTTTAGAAGAAATAATAAACAAATTGGACAAATGTGTCGCGTTGATGCCGTGGGACGAACGTCCAAGAGGTTTTCGTCACGAATTTTTGATGGAACAAGAATTATACGATTTGGCGGGAAAACGCCTTGACGAGGCGCTGAAAATAGAGCCGAACAACCGCTATTATCTTCGCTGGAAAGAGGATTTGGATAGGAGAGGATAA
- a CDS encoding ATP-binding protein, with protein sequence MSENSRYLLKQILSRIEEKRHLIQVITGPRQVGKTTLCKQILSQIKMISQYHTADSIVSVNGEWIDNIWESLRKIMKLNQANEALLIIDEIQKIDNWSEFVKKNWDSDTFNDINIKVIILGSSRVLIKQGLSESLLGRFEMNVLGHWSYCEMRDTFGFTPEQYAYFGAYPGAVKLIGNEKRFKEYIRDSIIEAVVSKDILQLTRVNKPALLRQLANVGISYSSQIVSYNKLLSGFSDSGNTTTLAHYIQLLDEAGIVCGLQKYSQKNIIQKQSIPKFQVHNQSLFCTLQPFLYPKITTDYALWGRFVESAVGTHLIAEKSRLNGGKIWYWRETQGRNAYEVDFVFEYNGKILGIEVKSGSGQVKSFGKFKECFPDAMTLIVGRDGILWREFIAGKIEHLF encoded by the coding sequence ATGAGCGAAAATTCAAGGTATTTGCTTAAACAGATTTTGAGCAGGATAGAAGAAAAGAGACACTTAATTCAAGTGATAACAGGTCCCAGACAAGTTGGAAAAACTACCTTGTGCAAGCAAATTTTATCTCAAATCAAAATGATTTCGCAGTATCATACGGCAGATTCTATAGTAAGCGTGAATGGAGAATGGATAGACAATATTTGGGAATCGCTACGTAAAATAATGAAACTGAATCAAGCAAATGAGGCGTTATTGATTATAGACGAAATCCAAAAGATAGATAATTGGAGCGAATTTGTCAAAAAAAACTGGGACAGCGATACTTTCAACGACATTAATATAAAGGTAATAATTCTCGGCTCTTCAAGGGTTCTTATTAAACAAGGGTTGTCGGAATCGCTTTTGGGGCGTTTTGAGATGAACGTTCTCGGACATTGGTCATATTGTGAAATGCGCGATACTTTCGGTTTTACTCCCGAACAATACGCTTATTTCGGCGCATATCCCGGAGCGGTTAAACTTATAGGAAACGAAAAAAGGTTTAAGGAATATATACGCGATTCGATAATTGAGGCGGTTGTCAGTAAAGATATTTTGCAACTCACTAGAGTAAATAAACCCGCATTGCTTCGACAGTTGGCGAATGTCGGAATTTCTTACAGTTCGCAAATTGTTTCTTACAACAAACTTTTGAGCGGTTTTAGCGATTCTGGAAATACGACGACGCTCGCACATTATATTCAGCTTCTTGACGAAGCCGGTATAGTTTGCGGATTACAAAAATATTCACAAAAAAACATTATTCAGAAACAATCAATCCCAAAATTTCAAGTACACAATCAATCGTTGTTTTGTACGCTTCAACCGTTTTTATACCCAAAAATTACAACGGATTACGCCTTGTGGGGAAGATTTGTGGAAAGCGCGGTAGGGACGCATTTGATTGCGGAAAAATCGCGGCTGAACGGCGGAAAAATTTGGTATTGGAGAGAGACGCAAGGGCGAAACGCCTATGAGGTGGATTTTGTTTTTGAATACAACGGAAAAATACTAGGAATAGAAGTGAAAAGCGGAAGCGGGCAAGTTAAGAGTTTCGGCAAGTTTAAGGAATGTTTTCCTGACGCTATGACTTTAATTGTCGGCAGAGACGGTATTTTGTGGCGGGAGTTTATTGCCGGAAAAATTGAACATTTATTTTAA
- the nusB gene encoding transcription antitermination factor NusB, with protein MSKTERRQSRILALQVFFCYEQQGFESSIEDVFERVVSLSDVEKTTEEYIQEQENGEIKKILQTAADSPSTLNENVKNYALEIVKFAAQNLRATDVILSKYAHSWSFERMSAMDRNLLRIAVAELDEKFAVPPPVVINEAIEIAKIFGTDDSAKFVNAILDKIKYEILTKNK; from the coding sequence ATGAGCAAAACCGAAAGAAGACAATCGAGAATTTTGGCTTTGCAAGTGTTTTTTTGTTATGAACAGCAGGGCTTTGAAAGCTCTATAGAAGATGTTTTTGAACGAGTCGTTTCGCTTTCGGACGTGGAAAAAACTACAGAAGAATACATACAAGAACAAGAAAACGGAGAAATTAAAAAAATTCTTCAAACTGCGGCGGACAGTCCGTCAACGCTTAATGAAAACGTTAAAAATTATGCTCTTGAGATTGTAAAATTTGCGGCTCAAAATCTAAGAGCGACAGACGTAATACTTTCAAAATACGCACATAGCTGGTCGTTTGAACGTATGAGTGCGATGGATAGAAACTTGCTTAGAATCGCCGTTGCCGAATTAGACGAAAAATTTGCCGTTCCGCCGCCGGTTGTAATAAACGAGGCGATAGAAATAGCAAAAATTTTTGGAACGGACGATTCCGCAAAATTTGTAAATGCGATTTTAGACAAAATTAAATATGAAATTTTAACCAAAAATAAATAG
- a CDS encoding ORF6N domain-containing protein, with protein MYVIDVDSKIIEINGTKVLVDSDVASLYGVETKRINESVKNNPDKFPEGYIIAIGKDEKSELVENFDRFNSLKHSSVPIKAFTEKGLYMLATILKSPQATQTTLAIIETFTKI; from the coding sequence ATGTACGTTATTGATGTCGATTCAAAAATCATTGAAATCAATGGAACAAAAGTTTTAGTGGACAGCGATGTCGCTTCATTGTATGGAGTTGAAACAAAACGAATAAATGAGTCGGTAAAAAATAATCCCGATAAGTTTCCCGAAGGATATATAATTGCTATCGGTAAAGATGAAAAAAGCGAACTGGTCGAAAATTTCGACCGGTTCAATTCGCTAAAGCATTCATCCGTTCCGATTAAAGCGTTTACCGAAAAAGGTCTTTATATGCTTGCCACGATACTCAAAAGTCCGCAAGCGACACAGACGACTTTGGCGATAATTGAGACATTTACAAAAATTTGA